The following DNA comes from Castanea sativa cultivar Marrone di Chiusa Pesio chromosome 10, ASM4071231v1.
AATTTCACTAGGTCAAGTTGATGGAGATGCAATCAGATTGGTTACTGCATCAAAGGTTTGGCTAGACCACAATACACTCTATGAGAGTGAGGATGGCCTTCTTGATGTAACTCGAGGTTCTACAGATATCACCATCTCCAACAACTGGTTCAAAAACCAGGACAAGGTCATCCTTCTTGGACACGATGATGGGTTCTTGCGTGATAAGAACATGAAGGTCACAGTCATGTACAACCATTTTGGACCTAATTGCAATCAAAGGATGCCAAGGTATGTAATTGATCCTCCTCATTCAAGGAATTCTAGACATAAACCAAtcaatcatatatttatgaagccacaataatataatatattaaatcaGCTATCTTATGCACACAAATAAACTTTGTAGGATTCGATTTGGATATGCACATGTGGTGAACAACCTTTACCAAGGATGGATGCAATATGCTATAGGGGGAAGCATGAATCCTAGTGTCAAGAGTCAAGCCAACCTCTTCATTGCAACAAAATCAGGGAACAAGGAGgtaaaatttcaatattttcattGTCATTTAAGTTACAAAAATGCATATACCTGTACTAACACATACACAAtgcataaaattaatattaacaGGTGACGTGGAGAAATGGTGAAAGAGGGTCATGGAAATTTTACTCAGTGAATGATGTATTTGAAAATGGAGCTAGATTCATTGAAACAGGTGCTGGTGGGGTAAAACCAAACTATAACCGTGAACAAGTTTTCCAAGCTGCAGATGCAAGAACAGTGAGGTCATTGACAAAATCAGCTGGTGCTTTACGATGCATACCACGGTCTAGATGCTGAGGCAAAgagtttgaagagaaaaatggagCGTCAACTTGGAAGGAGGCTGAATATAGAATATagaatatagaaaa
Coding sequences within:
- the LOC142612380 gene encoding putative pectate lyase 16, with the protein product MTNNIGRGLTQYVVTEPSDNPINPKPGTLRYGTTMIKGKKLITFQRSMRIRLEKLLLISSFTTIDGRGVNVHIAGNACLMIYKQSNIIIHGLRIHHCQSQPPSTVMGPDSKIISLGQVDGDAIRLVTASKVWLDHNTLYESEDGLLDVTRGSTDITISNNWFKNQDKVILLGHDDGFLRDKNMKVTVMYNHFGPNCNQRMPRIRFGYAHVVNNLYQGWMQYAIGGSMNPSVKSQANLFIATKSGNKEVTWRNGERGSWKFYSVNDVFENGARFIETGAGGVKPNYNREQVFQAADARTVRSLTKSAGALRCIPRSRC